From the genome of bacterium, one region includes:
- a CDS encoding GGDEF domain-containing protein, translating to MERKHRQMEGALDRVGDVMTPTAVFVSACDTAAKASAALRVHHLPVVPVLDAGRLVGVLTSLDLLEERPFRPVTDLMRSGVTPPSPDLPLLQAHALLMSQELEVLPVMQGDRAVGYLTLSAVLRAINQQTDPLTGLPWATALRTWAAGALARGQEVTVLFIDLDSFGEVNKSLGHVVGDGVLRSVGDLLRRCTDPMTDLLCRYGGDEFAIATTRADDDARALAARIQDVVQVPVAGSDRRVTVSVGFAGGRRHENREPGHPPSTVDDLLALASRASTAAKMSPAAAARRAAWYPERALPAEARVRLLDVHFESEGGRASAQVRLRLGAREVVGTSSGSILTSEPAPRFLVAEATLAALHGILGEPHAYTLEDVLDSLAPSYALVVAVVSGARKNGGEAERYVGGATERNLPRAVCKAVLDAVNRPLARRLGALMGSGAR from the coding sequence GTGGAGCGAAAGCACAGGCAAATGGAGGGCGCGCTCGACCGCGTGGGGGACGTGATGACGCCGACGGCGGTCTTCGTGTCGGCGTGCGATACCGCGGCGAAAGCGTCCGCCGCGCTGCGGGTTCACCACCTTCCCGTCGTTCCCGTGCTCGACGCCGGCAGGCTGGTGGGCGTGCTCACCTCGCTCGATCTGCTCGAAGAACGGCCCTTCCGTCCCGTGACGGATCTGATGAGGTCCGGGGTCACGCCCCCGAGCCCGGACCTGCCGCTGCTGCAGGCCCACGCGCTGCTGATGTCGCAGGAGCTGGAAGTGCTGCCCGTCATGCAGGGCGATCGCGCGGTCGGCTACCTCACGCTGTCCGCGGTGCTGCGCGCGATCAACCAGCAGACCGATCCGCTGACCGGACTGCCGTGGGCGACCGCGCTGCGGACGTGGGCGGCCGGCGCGCTGGCGCGCGGACAGGAAGTCACTGTGCTGTTCATCGATCTCGACAGCTTCGGCGAGGTCAACAAGTCGCTCGGGCACGTGGTCGGCGACGGTGTCCTTCGCTCGGTCGGCGACCTGCTGCGGCGCTGCACCGATCCCATGACCGACCTGCTGTGCCGGTACGGCGGCGACGAGTTTGCGATCGCGACGACCCGCGCGGACGACGACGCGCGCGCCCTGGCGGCCCGCATCCAAGACGTGGTGCAGGTCCCGGTGGCCGGGTCGGACCGCCGCGTCACCGTCAGCGTCGGGTTCGCGGGCGGCCGCCGCCACGAGAACCGCGAGCCTGGCCATCCCCCTTCGACGGTGGACGATCTGCTGGCGCTCGCCAGCCGCGCCTCCACGGCGGCGAAGATGTCGCCGGCCGCCGCGGCGCGGCGGGCGGCCTGGTACCCGGAGCGCGCGCTCCCCGCGGAAGCGCGGGTACGGCTGCTGGACGTCCATTTCGAGTCCGAGGGCGGGCGGGCGTCGGCGCAGGTGCGCCTGCGTCTTGGCGCCCGCGAGGTCGTCGGCACCTCGTCCGGGTCGATCCTGACCTCGGAGCCGGCGCCGCGGTTCCTCGTCGCGGAGGCCACGCTCGCGGCGCTCCACGGCATCCTCGGTGAGCCGCACGCCTACACGCTCGAGGACGTGCTGGACTCCCTGGCACCGTCGTATGCGCTCGTCGTCGCGGTGGTATCGGGGGCGCGCAAAAACGGCGGCGAGGCGGAGCGCTA